GCAGTAGGAAATCTCATGAACGTCGCGCCGGTCAGACACCAGCCCTTCGGCGAAGAGGAATCCGGCCGCGAGCTCGAAGTCGTCGCCGGGCGTGCGCATGGTGACCGACACGCTGCGCGTCTGCCACTCATCCCCCTCGGCGAACCGCACCCGGATCTCGAGGGGTTCCTCGACTGCCACGACATCCTGGCGCATAGTGCGGTCCCGGTCGCGCAGGCGGGTGACCCTGAGTCGCGTGATACGGCGGCGTGGAACGATCATGGCGTAAAGTCAGCCGGTCCGATGGGGATGGTCAAGAAGTCCCGTACTTGCGGGACCTCGGAAACTCCGGGCAAGTTGACAGGCATAATCCGGACCCGCAGTCCCCGAGAGAGGAGCCTCATCATGAAGAATCTGAACCTGTCCTGGCGCGCGATCGCGCTTCCGGTCCTGATCCTGGCCGCGACCTCGGCGCTGGGCGGCGTCGTGCTCGCCGGGGTATCCAGCACCACCGACGAAGTCGCGACCGCGGCTACCAGCTTCGTCGCCACCCTGGACGCCGAGGGCCGCGACCGGGCCATGTACCCCCTCGGCGACGCGGAACAGTTCAACTGGCACTTCGTCCCGAGAGAGCGTAACGGGCTCCCGCTGAAGGCGATGACGCTCGCGCAGCGGACCGCCGCGCATCAGTTGCTCCAGTCGGCGCTGAGCACCCAGGGCTATCTCAAGGCCAACAGCATCATCGAGCTCGAACGCGTTCTCGGCGTCATCGAGGAACGCGAGGAGTTCCGCGATCCTGAGGACTACTACTTCACCATCTACGGGTCCCCCTCGGCCGACGAGCCCTGGGCCTGGCGCTTCGAGGGACATCATCTCTCGATGAGCTTCTCCTCCCTGGGGGATGAAATGCTGGTCATGGGCCCTGCCTTCATGGGAAGCAACCCGCACACCGTATCGTCCGGCCCCAAGGCGGGGCTGCGCGTGCTCGGCAACGAGGAGGATCTCGCGCGCGGGCTCGTCATGATGCTCTCCTCGAGCCAGCGCGGGTCGGCGGTCATCGCCAGCGAAGCCTACGACGACATCATCACGGGGGCCGAGCGCACCGTGGATCTGGCGTACGACGGGATCCGGGCCTCAGCGCTCAACGCCGCCCAGCGCGCGCAACTCGACCGGATCATCGGCGAGTACGTGCACAACATGGACGACGAGTCCGCGAGCCGCTGGATGGAGCGCATCGCCGCCGGCTCCGACGACGAG
The genomic region above belongs to Gammaproteobacteria bacterium and contains:
- a CDS encoding DUF3500 domain-containing protein, yielding MKNLNLSWRAIALPVLILAATSALGGVVLAGVSSTTDEVATAATSFVATLDAEGRDRAMYPLGDAEQFNWHFVPRERNGLPLKAMTLAQRTAAHQLLQSALSTQGYLKANSIIELERVLGVIEEREEFRDPEDYYFTIYGSPSADEPWAWRFEGHHLSMSFSSLGDEMLVMGPAFMGSNPHTVSSGPKAGLRVLGNEEDLARGLVMMLSSSQRGSAVIASEAYDDIITGAERTVDLAYDGIRASALNAAQRAQLDRIIGEYVHNMDDESASRWMERIAAGSDDELYFAWAGATEAGEGHYYRVHSPEFLIEYDNTQGNANHVHSVWRDLRDDFGGDVLRAHYEQAPHHNEAPHDHPHR